A single region of the Gossypium arboreum isolate Shixiya-1 chromosome 12, ASM2569848v2, whole genome shotgun sequence genome encodes:
- the LOC108477115 gene encoding uncharacterized protein LOC108477115, producing MCGIALLVSGIRIGLSSLNLDSISSSYKSHLVFSVDDLKAALQRRGPDSLGTMKLLLPLHFNSSNSTNHRVSSFNEESHVLDNVSDMPESFAEFVFLGATLQLRGVSPVCQPLMDSSGNVLVYNGEIFGGIEVGIDKNDTESLMQSLGNCCSCRSQEHRTTCDFNGQAKGSIVDVLSVIKGPWAIIYWQESSKTLWFGRDAFGRRSLLVHWPTTEDPRFLLSSVSPTSSSLQDSGFEVENGTSGIKSWEELSCGIYSMSVDVKKSDGRFHSEIKKHEWTNAMLKELIEWERDSIEPKPAELNFSHSRTSSAELDINSYSSVLAQNVLTALRESMLRRISLYNIYQAQKETVPVAVLFSGGLDSMIIAALLDQCLDPNYEIDLLNVSFDGESAPDRISAKTGVKELRRVAPLRRWRLVHIDADLSKLTWEKKRVLSLINPANTYMDLNIGIALWLAARGEGWMYEESNNETDEDKRVNYTSRARILLVGSGADEQCAGYGRHKTKYMHDSWLGLHKEMKLDMQRIWKRNLGRDDRCVADSGKEARFPFLDEDIIRMLLDIPLWEIADLDQPSGKGDKKILREVAHMLGLHNAAILPKRAIQFGSRIARESNRKNFGSNRAANQASAGSVVINVQSYFS from the exons ATGTGCGGAATTGCTTTACTTGTCTCTGGCATTCGCATCGGCTTATCGTCTCTAAATCTCGATTCCATATCTTCATCCTATAAATCACATCTGGTTTTTTCTGTAGATGATCTTAAAGCTGCTTTACAAAGACGTGGCCCCGATAGCTTGGGCACCATGAagcttcttcttcctcttcattTTAACTCTTCAAATTCTACTAACCATCGGGTTTCTTCTTTTAACGAGGAATCTCACGTCCTAGACAATGTTTCGGACATGCCTGAATCTTTTGCTGAATTTGTTTTTCTCGGTGCTACGTTGCAGTTAAGGGGAGTGTCTCCTGTTTGTCAGCCATTGATGGATTCTTCAGGGAACGTTCTTGTTTACAATG GTGAAATATTTGGAGGAATTGAGGTTGGCATTGACAAAAATGATACTGAAAGTCTTATGCAATCTCTGGGAAACTGCTGTTCCTGCCGTTCCCAGGAACATAGGACAACTTGTGATTTTAATGGACAAGCCAAAGGTTCTATtgttgatgttctttcagttatAAAAGGACCATGGGCTATCATTTACTGGCAG GAAAGTTCGAAAACCCTGTGGTTTGGTCGAGATGCGTTTGGTAGGAGAAGTCTTCTTGTTCACTGGCCCACCACGGAGGATCCTCGTTTTCTGCTTTCATCTGTGTCACCTACTTCGTCAAGTCTACAAGATTCTG GCTTTGAAGTTGAAAATGGGACTAGTGGCATCAAATCTTGGGAAGAGCTTTCATGTGGGATATACAGTATGTCTGTAGATGTGAAAAAATCAGATGGGAGATTTCATAGTGAAATCAAGAAACACGAATGGACCAATGCTATGCTGAAAGAACTGATTGAATGGGAAAGAGATTCCATCGAACCCAAACCTGCAGAGTTGAATTTTTCCCATTCTAGGACTTCGAGTGCCGAACTTGACATAAATTCATATTCTTCAG TTTTAGCGCAGAATGTGCTGACAGCTTTGAGGGAATCAATGTTGAGGCGCATATCACTGTATAATATTTATCAG GCCCAAAAAGAAACTGTTCCTGTGGCTGTTCTCTTTTCTGGTGGATTAGATTCTATGATTATTGCTGCATTGTTGGATCAATGCTTAGATCCtaatt ATGAGATTGATCTCCTTAATGTGAGCTTTGATGGTGAGTCTGCTCCTGATAGAATCAGTGCAAAAACAGGAGTTAAGGAACTTAGAAGGGTTGCACCTTTGAGAAG GTGGAGACTTGTTCATATCGATGCTGATTTGTCAAAGTTGACCTGGGAAAAAAAGCGTGTCTTGTCGCTTATTAATCCTGCCAATACGTACATG GATCTGAATATAGGAATAGCTTTGTGGCTTGCTGCTCGTGGTGAAGGTTGGATGTACGAAGAGAGTAATAATGAGACTGATGAAGATAAACGTGTTAATTACACATCAAGGGCCAGAATTCTGCTTGTTGGTTCCGGTGCAGATGAGCAATGTGCCGGATATGGTCGGCACAAGACAAAGTATATGCATGATAG TTGGCTTGGGCTACACAAGGAAATGAAATTGGACATGCAGAGAATTTGGAAAAGAAATCTAGGAAGAGATGATAGATGTGTCGCCGATAGCGGAAAGGAG GCTAGATTTCCGTTCTTAGATGAAGACATTATTAGGATGCTTTTGGATATTCCTCTTTGGGAGATTGCCGATCTTGATCAACCAAGTGGAAAAGGTGATAAGAAGATTCTGAGAGAG GTTGCGCATATGCTTGGTTTGCATAATGCTGCAATTCTTCCCAAGAGAGCAATTCAG TTCGGATCAAGAATTGCGAGGGAGTCAAATCGAAAGAACTTTGGAAGTAATCGAGCAGCTAACCAGGCATCTGCAGGAAGTGTAGTAATAAATGTACAATCTTACTTCAGTTGA